From one Flavobacteriales bacterium genomic stretch:
- the rodA gene encoding rod shape-determining protein RodA: protein MSALAYPTGRRENVAANLDRPLLGMYLALLFMGWANIYSAAYDPDHASIFDQSKEYGKQAVWMGISLTLGAAILLVRGHIFRDWANGIYAFVLLLLALVLVIGKEVNGAKAWFGVGSFGIQPAEFAKYATALALTRYLSGLKALIDLRSRVISALIILAPVALIMLQPDTGTALVSGAFILVLYREGLSGNVLLLAILAAFLSILSLILKESSFDLPFTDRVLTGPQFLMLVIAFIAGIGWLMVRNMVAKRLRRRLYTYIVIGVLASAAFIGSVDYAFEKVLAQHQRDRILVMLGQMEDPQGLGYNVKQSQTAIGSGGFSGKGYLEGTLTKFKYVPMQSTDFIFCTVGEEWGFLGTATVVILLTVLILRIIQISDRQRSRFTRIYAYCVASIFFLHLMINVGMTIGLAPVIGIPLPFFSYGGSSMIGFTLLLGTLVRLDAERLSQLR, encoded by the coding sequence ATGAGCGCCCTTGCCTACCCGACTGGCAGGCGGGAGAACGTCGCCGCCAACCTCGATCGGCCCCTTTTGGGGATGTACCTCGCCCTGCTCTTCATGGGCTGGGCCAACATCTACAGCGCCGCCTACGACCCCGACCACGCCAGCATCTTCGACCAGAGCAAGGAATACGGCAAGCAAGCCGTGTGGATGGGCATCAGCCTCACCCTCGGCGCGGCCATCCTGCTCGTGCGCGGCCACATCTTCCGCGATTGGGCCAATGGCATCTACGCCTTCGTGCTGCTGCTCCTCGCCCTGGTGCTCGTCATCGGCAAAGAGGTCAACGGCGCCAAGGCCTGGTTCGGCGTGGGCAGCTTCGGCATCCAGCCCGCCGAGTTCGCCAAGTACGCCACCGCCCTCGCCCTCACGCGCTACCTCAGCGGCCTCAAGGCCCTCATCGACCTCCGCTCGCGCGTCATCAGCGCCCTCATCATCCTCGCGCCCGTCGCGCTCATCATGCTGCAGCCCGATACCGGCACCGCCCTCGTCTCCGGCGCCTTCATCCTCGTGCTCTACCGCGAAGGCCTTTCCGGCAACGTGCTCCTGCTCGCCATCCTCGCGGCCTTCCTCTCCATCCTCTCACTCATCCTCAAAGAGAGCAGCTTCGACCTGCCCTTCACCGATCGCGTGCTCACCGGCCCGCAATTCCTCATGCTGGTCATCGCCTTCATCGCGGGCATCGGCTGGCTCATGGTGCGCAACATGGTGGCCAAGCGCCTGCGCCGCAGGCTCTACACCTACATCGTCATCGGCGTCCTGGCCTCAGCCGCCTTCATCGGCAGCGTCGATTACGCCTTCGAGAAGGTCCTGGCCCAGCACCAGCGCGACCGCATCCTCGTCATGCTCGGCCAGATGGAGGACCCCCAGGGCCTTGGCTACAACGTCAAGCAGAGCCAGACCGCCATCGGCAGCGGCGGCTTCAGCGGCAAGGGCTACCTCGAGGGCACCCTCACCAAATTCAAGTACGTGCCCATGCAGAGCACCGATTTCATCTTCTGCACCGTGGGCGAGGAGTGGGGCTTCCTCGGCACCGCCACCGTCGTCATCCTGCTCACCGTCCTCATCCTGCGCATCATCCAGATCAGCGATCGCCAGCGCTCCCGCTTCACCCGCATCTACGCCTACTGCGTCGCCAGCATCTTCTTCCTCCACCTCATGATCAACGTGGGCATGACCATCGGCCTCGCGCCCGTCATCGGCATCCCGCTGCCCTTCTTCAGCTACGGCGGCAGCAGCATGATCGGCTTCACGCTGCTGCTGGGCACCTTGGTGCGGCTCGATGCGGAGCGGCTGAGCCAGTTGAGGTGA
- the purH gene encoding bifunctional phosphoribosylaminoimidazolecarboxamide formyltransferase/IMP cyclohydrolase, whose product MDRQKRIQSALISVFHKDGLEPIVRELDRLGVHLYSTGGTQTFIEGLGLKVTPVEEITTYPSILGGRVKTLHPKVFGGILGRRDLDSDVAQLEEYAIPTIDLVIVDLYPFEATVAAGGTESEIIEKIDIGGISLIRAGAKNHADVVIVPSMQHYAEFLRLLKEQEGSTTLAQRRAFAAAAFGVSSHYDGAIYTWFSGGNSDLRLSAGPTTVLRYGENPHQMGAFHGDLAGLFEQHNGKELSYNNLLDLDAAVELIQDLATIQSVPFAILKHNNACGAAVRATVKEAWDAALAGDPVSAFGGVLITTARIDKTTAESIDTIFFEIIAAPGYDDDALEVLKRKKNRIILSVRPSVRRTPVRRVRAALNGILSEDADTVTASAATLRTATAKAPSAQEVSDLVFATMLVKHTKSNAIVLAKGNQLIASGTGQTSRVDALEQAIAKARKFNFDLNGAVMASDAFFPFPDCVEIAHKAGITAVVHPGGSIRDQDSIDYCNANGLAMCITGTRHFKH is encoded by the coding sequence TTGGACCGGCAGAAACGCATCCAGAGCGCACTCATCTCGGTCTTCCACAAGGATGGGCTCGAACCCATCGTCCGTGAGCTGGATCGGCTGGGCGTGCACCTCTACAGCACCGGCGGCACGCAGACCTTCATCGAAGGCCTGGGCCTGAAGGTGACACCGGTTGAAGAGATCACCACCTACCCGAGCATCCTAGGCGGACGGGTGAAGACCCTGCACCCGAAGGTCTTCGGCGGCATCCTGGGACGGCGCGACCTCGACAGCGATGTGGCCCAATTGGAGGAATACGCCATACCGACCATTGACCTGGTGATCGTGGACCTTTATCCCTTCGAGGCCACGGTGGCGGCGGGCGGCACGGAGAGCGAGATCATCGAGAAGATCGACATCGGCGGCATCAGCCTGATTCGTGCCGGTGCGAAGAACCACGCCGACGTGGTGATCGTGCCCAGCATGCAGCACTACGCGGAATTTTTGCGCCTGCTGAAGGAGCAGGAGGGAAGCACAACACTCGCGCAGCGGCGGGCCTTCGCAGCGGCGGCCTTCGGCGTGAGCAGCCACTACGATGGCGCCATTTACACGTGGTTCAGCGGCGGCAATTCGGACCTGCGCTTGAGCGCCGGGCCGACCACCGTGCTGCGGTATGGCGAGAACCCGCACCAAATGGGCGCATTCCACGGCGACCTGGCAGGCCTCTTCGAGCAGCACAACGGCAAGGAACTCAGCTACAACAACCTGCTCGACCTCGATGCCGCGGTGGAGCTGATCCAGGACCTCGCGACGATTCAAAGCGTGCCGTTCGCCATCCTGAAGCACAACAACGCGTGCGGCGCCGCCGTTCGTGCCACGGTGAAGGAAGCATGGGATGCAGCGCTCGCGGGCGATCCGGTGAGCGCCTTCGGCGGGGTGCTCATCACCACGGCACGGATCGACAAGACGACGGCGGAATCCATCGACACCATCTTCTTCGAGATCATCGCGGCTCCCGGTTACGATGACGATGCGCTCGAAGTACTGAAGCGGAAGAAGAACCGCATCATCCTGTCTGTCCGCCCGTCGGTCCGCCGGACTCCGGTCCGGCGAGTGCGTGCGGCGCTGAATGGGATCCTCTCTGAGGACGCCGACACCGTGACCGCCAGCGCCGCCACCTTGCGCACGGCCACCGCCAAAGCGCCGAGCGCGCAGGAGGTGAGCGACCTGGTCTTCGCTACCATGCTGGTGAAGCACACCAAGAGCAACGCCATCGTGCTCGCGAAAGGGAATCAGTTGATTGCCAGCGGCACCGGCCAGACCAGTCGCGTCGATGCGCTGGAGCAGGCCATCGCCAAGGCCCGCAAATTCAACTTCGACCTCAACGGCGCCGTGATGGCCAGCGATGCCTTCTTCCCTTTCCCCGACTGCGTGGAGATCGCGCACAAGGCGGGCATCACCGCGGTCGTCCATCCGGGCGGCAGCATCCGGGACCAGGACAGCATCGATTACTGCAACGCGAACGGCCTCGCGATGTGCATCACCGGCACCCGCCACTTCAAACATTGA
- a CDS encoding DedA family protein — MGFELGPEWATAGLAGLFLASFLAATVLPFSSELVLLAMLAGPWNSIILWVVASAGNTLGGMSSYGLGRLGDLDRIAQWLRVEPAKAVLWQQRTVRYGAWAALLCWLPVIGDPIAIALGLGRASPLPTTILMLIGKAARYALVIAAARGLG; from the coding sequence ATGGGCTTCGAGCTTGGTCCGGAATGGGCAACGGCGGGGTTGGCGGGATTGTTCTTGGCCAGCTTCCTAGCGGCAACGGTACTCCCATTCAGCTCCGAGTTGGTGCTGCTGGCCATGCTGGCCGGACCATGGAACAGCATCATTTTGTGGGTCGTGGCAAGCGCGGGCAACACGCTCGGGGGCATGAGCAGCTATGGGCTAGGGCGCTTGGGCGACCTCGATCGCATCGCCCAGTGGCTGCGCGTTGAACCCGCCAAAGCCGTGCTGTGGCAGCAACGAACGGTGCGCTACGGTGCCTGGGCGGCACTGCTCTGCTGGCTGCCGGTGATCGGCGACCCGATCGCCATCGCACTCGGGTTGGGGCGGGCGAGTCCTTTGCCCACGACGATTCTCATGCTCATCGGCAAGGCAGCGCGTTATGCCCTGGTGATCGCGGCGGCCAGGGGATTAGGGTGA
- the mreC gene encoding rod shape-determining protein MreC, translated as MRDLFRFLLRVRDTLLFIALMILAMGLLYSGSMHHRAVAINSSNAVAGTLFDWQRQVTEYTSLRAVNERLVAENTQWRNRFGLADSANAIGAPAGADSLTERLYRFASAKVVSATYHKQRNYITLDKGTSNGVLPGMGVIGPDGIVGVVHDASERFASVISVLNPLVKTSVKLKRSGNFGLLYWDTNDPATASMVDIPKHVRVAVGDTVVTMGGDGVFPTDVPVGAVAEVSSPPGRPDQAVIVRLFEDLSRSGYVYVVHDIHRAERDSLIQRQDEP; from the coding sequence ATGCGCGACCTCTTCCGATTCCTCCTCCGCGTCCGCGATACCTTGTTGTTCATCGCCCTGATGATCCTCGCCATGGGCCTGCTCTATTCCGGGAGCATGCATCATCGGGCGGTGGCCATCAACAGCAGCAACGCCGTGGCCGGAACCCTCTTCGACTGGCAGCGCCAGGTCACCGAGTACACCAGCCTGCGTGCCGTGAACGAGCGTCTGGTCGCTGAGAACACGCAATGGCGCAACCGCTTCGGCCTGGCGGACAGCGCGAATGCGATCGGTGCCCCCGCCGGCGCGGATAGCCTCACGGAGCGGCTCTACCGATTCGCATCGGCCAAGGTGGTGAGCGCCACCTATCACAAGCAGCGCAACTACATCACCCTCGACAAGGGGACATCGAACGGCGTGCTGCCCGGCATGGGCGTGATCGGCCCCGATGGCATCGTGGGCGTGGTGCACGATGCCAGCGAGCGGTTCGCATCGGTGATCAGCGTGCTCAACCCCTTGGTGAAGACCAGCGTGAAGCTCAAGCGATCGGGCAACTTCGGGCTCTTGTATTGGGATACGAATGACCCCGCCACGGCATCGATGGTCGATATCCCCAAGCACGTGCGCGTGGCCGTTGGCGATACCGTGGTGACCATGGGCGGCGATGGCGTGTTCCCCACCGATGTGCCCGTGGGCGCGGTGGCCGAGGTCAGCAGTCCACCGGGAAGGCCGGATCAAGCCGTGATCGTGCGGCTCTTCGAGGACCTGAGCCGCAGCGGCTACGTGTACGTGGTGCACGACATCCACCGTGCCGAGCGCGATTCACTCATCCAACGCCAGGACGAGCCATGA
- a CDS encoding rod shape-determining protein MreD: MIQGIAANLGRFVLLLLLQVLLLDQVDLAHGWMVPYLYVLFLIMLPFELPAWAGLLIGAATGLVMDIFASTPGMHMSASVVLMFVRKHLLRLMAPRDGYEFGMHPTVPSMGLAWFATNAGVLIAVHHLWLFFVELHRFDAFFGTLLRAVLSAAFTLGLCLLAQLLTSRTAERKRA, from the coding sequence ATGATCCAGGGCATCGCCGCGAACCTTGGCCGCTTCGTGCTGCTGCTCCTGCTGCAGGTGCTGCTGCTTGATCAGGTGGACCTGGCCCATGGCTGGATGGTGCCCTACCTCTACGTGCTCTTCCTCATCATGCTGCCCTTCGAATTGCCGGCATGGGCAGGCTTGCTCATCGGCGCGGCCACCGGCCTGGTCATGGACATCTTCGCCAGCACGCCCGGCATGCACATGAGCGCCTCCGTGGTGCTCATGTTCGTGCGCAAGCACCTGCTGCGGCTCATGGCTCCCCGCGACGGCTATGAGTTCGGCATGCACCCCACGGTGCCCAGCATGGGCCTCGCGTGGTTCGCCACCAACGCGGGCGTGCTCATCGCCGTGCATCACCTGTGGCTCTTCTTCGTGGAGCTGCACCGCTTCGACGCCTTCTTCGGCACCCTGCTGCGCGCAGTGCTCAGCGCGGCATTCACCTTGGGCCTCTGCCTGCTGGCGCAGCTGCTCACCTCGCGCACCGCCGAACGCAAGCGCGCATGA
- a CDS encoding T9SS type A sorting domain-containing protein: MFFSAFAFNPDQTSAQVTFYRSYDVDAHYADAEAVLEMDDGGYLLVGVEIVDDTITVTRSNGVLLRTDEFGEQIWRKTFMGPEAQMLEFKHGIITSNGSIAVAGIHTDDVSPYEQNLFIGLMDEEGELLWSANVERPSDQFGHQVRELPGGGFAVGGWSNIPEVAPNAYGAYLVCFNDAGDTLWSRTYSAPPPYGSCVGYCLETTSDSGFVLGGSKAAGVQSPLVFRIDQFGDTLWTRVLDTLQYGDVQDVIITDDGNILLTGYGTVTGTQRPFLTKLDPAGAMLWLQTYPEVLPGWALAMAPTTTGYVLGGMTAAYDFRIMSVDYTGELIWSHVIEPTETYGDGYDVIQTSDGGFALCGLHGSAAAQMVLIKTDANGLITSLGTDEAVAPSHPLELAPNPAGDLVSVSYTLAYAGEASIRLLDMNGRLIAQLAPAVAQGSGEHRADLNLAGIPAGCYLVEVVAERESWAARLIKQ, from the coding sequence ATGTTCTTCTCAGCATTTGCTTTCAATCCCGATCAGACCAGCGCGCAGGTGACATTTTACCGCTCTTATGATGTTGATGCGCATTACGCGGATGCAGAAGCGGTGCTGGAAATGGATGACGGTGGCTATTTGCTCGTCGGGGTGGAAATCGTTGATGACACCATCACGGTAACACGAAGCAATGGCGTGCTGCTGCGAACCGATGAATTCGGCGAGCAGATCTGGAGAAAGACTTTCATGGGACCTGAAGCCCAAATGCTCGAGTTCAAGCATGGAATCATCACGAGCAACGGCAGCATTGCCGTTGCGGGCATCCATACCGACGATGTTTCTCCGTATGAACAAAATCTCTTCATCGGCCTTATGGACGAAGAGGGCGAACTGCTCTGGAGCGCGAATGTGGAACGCCCCAGCGACCAATTTGGCCATCAGGTCCGCGAGCTGCCCGGCGGCGGCTTCGCCGTGGGAGGCTGGAGCAATATACCCGAAGTGGCACCGAATGCATACGGTGCGTATCTGGTATGCTTCAATGATGCGGGTGACACCTTGTGGTCCCGTACCTACTCAGCGCCCCCGCCCTACGGTAGCTGCGTAGGCTATTGCCTGGAAACGACAAGTGACTCCGGGTTCGTTCTTGGAGGCAGTAAGGCAGCTGGTGTTCAGTCACCGCTTGTTTTCCGTATAGATCAATTCGGCGACACGCTCTGGACCCGTGTGCTGGACACGCTCCAATACGGGGATGTGCAAGACGTGATTATAACAGATGATGGGAACATCCTGCTCACCGGCTACGGCACGGTAACTGGCACCCAACGGCCTTTCCTCACCAAGCTCGATCCCGCTGGTGCCATGCTCTGGCTGCAGACTTATCCGGAAGTGCTGCCTGGCTGGGCATTGGCCATGGCACCGACAACTACCGGCTATGTCCTGGGAGGAATGACGGCTGCCTACGATTTCAGGATCATGTCGGTGGACTACACCGGTGAGCTGATCTGGAGCCATGTGATAGAACCGACTGAAACCTACGGTGATGGCTACGACGTCATACAGACCTCTGATGGTGGTTTCGCCCTTTGTGGTCTCCATGGTTCAGCCGCGGCACAAATGGTCCTCATTAAGACTGATGCGAATGGCCTGATCACCTCACTCGGTACTGACGAAGCCGTCGCGCCATCGCACCCGTTGGAGCTTGCCCCGAACCCGGCAGGCGATCTCGTATCCGTTTCATACACCTTGGCCTATGCCGGCGAGGCCTCCATCCGTCTGCTCGACATGAACGGCCGCTTAATAGCGCAACTTGCGCCTGCCGTCGCTCAGGGAAGTGGCGAGCATCGTGCTGACCTGAATCTGGCCGGAATACCCGCAGGTTGTTACCTCGTTGAGGTGGTAGCCGAGCGCGAGTCGTGGGCGGCGCGGTTGATTAAACAGTAG
- the mrdA gene encoding penicillin-binding protein 2, which yields MNFEGRKYVLIAGVIAIAFIFLLRLFWIQVVDDRWKASAASMAERKITDYPARGFIYDRNGKLLVANTPVYDLMMVPREVKAFDTAAFAALISVPLPDLKQRIAEARTYSLYKPSVIEKQITAQQFAAISVHLHSYPGFYGQSRTLRTYPPRVGGHMLGYLSEVSPAKVAADPYYKPGDVIGVGGLEQYYEVELRGRRGVRYVLVDVHNNIKGSFKEGRYDTLAIEGKDLYTGIDADMQRLGEQLMQHKKGSIVALDPKTGEVLCLVSSPAYDPELLVGRVRNANYAALQRDSIKPLFDRALQAQYPPGSIFKIVQSLIALDEGVISVNSSFPCNKNLVGCHNHPTAANIEQAIQFSCNPYYYAVFDRIVERKLDKKSRFRDAALGLAEWERRMHSFGLGDKPRLDLPSLKGGNIPGPAYYDRKYGKERWAFSTIYSASIGQGEVLTVPIQMANLAAIFANKGWYYDPHVVRAVGEADSLQAKYREKHVVEAAPHWFDHIQEGMRRVVNEPGGTARRARIEGITVCGKTGTAENPHGEDHAVFVCFAPMEDPQIAMAVYVENSGAGGRWAAPIASLLIEQYLTDTIKRPEVMKELLDTDLIAQEKFFRKKPKKPRRR from the coding sequence ATGAACTTCGAGGGGCGCAAATACGTGCTCATCGCAGGGGTGATCGCAATCGCCTTCATCTTCCTGCTCCGCCTCTTCTGGATCCAAGTGGTCGATGACAGATGGAAGGCCAGCGCAGCGAGCATGGCCGAGCGCAAGATCACCGACTACCCCGCGCGCGGCTTCATCTACGACCGCAACGGGAAGCTTCTCGTGGCCAACACGCCAGTGTACGACCTGATGATGGTGCCGCGTGAGGTGAAAGCCTTCGATACCGCGGCCTTCGCAGCGCTGATCAGCGTGCCGCTGCCCGACCTCAAGCAGCGGATCGCCGAGGCGCGCACGTATTCGCTGTACAAGCCGAGCGTGATCGAGAAGCAGATCACCGCGCAGCAGTTCGCGGCCATCAGCGTGCACCTGCACAGCTACCCCGGCTTCTACGGCCAGAGCCGCACCCTGCGCACTTACCCACCGCGCGTGGGCGGACACATGCTCGGCTACCTCAGCGAGGTGAGCCCCGCCAAGGTCGCAGCCGACCCCTACTACAAGCCCGGCGACGTCATCGGCGTGGGAGGGCTGGAGCAGTACTACGAAGTGGAACTGCGCGGCCGGCGCGGCGTGCGCTACGTGCTCGTCGATGTCCACAACAACATCAAAGGCAGCTTCAAAGAGGGGCGCTACGACACGCTCGCCATCGAGGGCAAGGACCTCTACACCGGGATCGATGCCGATATGCAGCGGCTGGGGGAGCAGCTCATGCAGCACAAGAAGGGCAGCATCGTGGCGCTCGACCCGAAGACCGGCGAGGTGCTCTGCCTGGTGAGCAGCCCGGCCTACGACCCGGAGCTGCTCGTGGGCCGCGTGCGCAACGCCAACTACGCCGCCTTGCAGCGCGATTCCATCAAGCCGCTCTTCGATCGCGCCCTGCAGGCGCAATACCCGCCGGGCAGCATCTTCAAGATCGTGCAATCGCTCATCGCGCTCGATGAGGGCGTGATCTCCGTGAACAGCAGCTTCCCGTGCAACAAGAACCTGGTGGGCTGCCACAACCATCCCACGGCCGCTAACATCGAGCAGGCCATCCAGTTCTCTTGCAACCCCTACTACTACGCCGTCTTCGACCGCATCGTAGAGCGCAAGCTCGACAAGAAGAGCCGCTTCCGCGATGCCGCCCTGGGCCTGGCCGAGTGGGAGCGCCGCATGCACAGCTTCGGACTGGGCGACAAGCCGCGCCTCGACCTCCCTTCGCTCAAGGGTGGCAACATCCCCGGCCCCGCCTACTACGACCGCAAGTACGGCAAGGAGCGCTGGGCCTTCAGCACCATCTACAGCGCGAGCATCGGTCAGGGCGAAGTGCTCACCGTGCCCATCCAGATGGCCAACCTCGCCGCCATATTCGCCAACAAGGGCTGGTACTACGATCCGCACGTGGTGCGCGCGGTAGGCGAGGCCGACAGCCTGCAGGCCAAGTACCGCGAGAAGCACGTGGTCGAAGCCGCGCCGCACTGGTTCGACCATATCCAGGAGGGCATGCGGCGCGTGGTGAATGAGCCCGGTGGCACCGCACGACGAGCTCGCATCGAAGGCATCACCGTATGCGGCAAGACCGGAACAGCAGAGAATCCGCATGGTGAAGACCACGCCGTATTCGTGTGCTTCGCACCGATGGAGGACCCGCAGATCGCAATGGCCGTTTATGTGGAGAACTCTGGCGCCGGTGGCCGTTGGGCAGCACCCATCGCCAGCCTCCTCATCGAGCAATACCTCACAGACACTATCAAGCGGCCCGAGGTGATGAAGGAACTACTTGACACAGACCTCATCGCCCAGGAGAAGTTCTTCCGCAAGAAGCCCAAGAAGCCACGCCGCCGATGA
- a CDS encoding rod shape-determining protein — protein sequence MSWLNLFTQEIAIDLGTANTLIISNDKVVVDEPSIVAIDRTTSKVIAVGRQAQQMHGKTHENIKTIRPLRDGVIADFKAAEEMIKGMIRMINPGRRLFTPNLRMVICIPSGITEVEKRAVKDSSEHAGAKEVYMIHEPMAAAIGIGIDVEEPMGNMIIDIGGGTSEIAVIALGGIVCDKNIRVAGDEFTQDIEEYMRRQHNILVGERTAETIKIEVGAALTELDSPPPDYAVRGRDLMTGIPKEITVTYSEIAQALDKSISKIEEAILSALEATPPELSADIYKTGIYLAGGGALLRGLDKRISIKTKLPVHVADDPLRAVARGTGIALKNIDRFQFLMRE from the coding sequence ATGAGCTGGTTAAACCTCTTCACCCAGGAGATCGCCATCGACCTAGGCACCGCCAACACGCTCATCATCAGCAACGACAAGGTGGTGGTCGATGAGCCCAGCATCGTGGCCATCGACCGCACCACCAGCAAGGTGATCGCCGTGGGCCGCCAGGCGCAGCAGATGCACGGCAAGACCCACGAGAACATCAAGACCATCCGTCCGCTGCGCGATGGCGTGATCGCCGACTTCAAGGCCGCCGAAGAGATGATCAAGGGCATGATCCGCATGATCAACCCCGGCCGCCGCCTCTTCACGCCCAACCTGCGCATGGTGATCTGCATCCCCAGCGGCATCACCGAGGTGGAGAAGCGCGCGGTGAAGGACAGCAGCGAGCACGCCGGGGCCAAGGAGGTGTACATGATCCACGAGCCCATGGCAGCGGCCATCGGCATCGGCATCGATGTGGAGGAGCCCATGGGCAACATGATCATCGACATCGGCGGCGGAACCAGCGAGATCGCCGTGATCGCACTCGGCGGAATCGTGTGCGACAAGAACATCCGGGTGGCCGGCGACGAGTTCACCCAGGACATCGAGGAATACATGCGCCGCCAGCACAACATCCTGGTGGGCGAGCGCACCGCCGAGACCATCAAGATCGAAGTGGGCGCCGCGCTCACGGAGCTCGACAGCCCCCCGCCCGATTACGCCGTGCGCGGCCGCGACCTCATGACGGGCATCCCCAAGGAAATCACCGTCACCTATAGCGAGATCGCGCAGGCGCTCGACAAGAGCATCAGCAAGATCGAAGAGGCCATCCTCAGCGCGCTGGAGGCCACGCCGCCCGAATTGAGCGCCGATATCTACAAGACCGGCATCTACCTGGCCGGCGGCGGCGCATTGCTGCGCGGGCTCGACAAGCGCATCAGCATCAAGACCAAATTGCCGGTGCATGTGGCCGACGATCCCCTGCGCGCCGTGGCACGCGGCACCGGCATCGCGCTGAAGAACATCGACCGCTTCCAATTCCTGATGCGGGAATGA